The window TTTTTGGGATTTATGATATAAATGGTCATGATACCGCTCGTATAACCTATTATGCCTTGCACGCATTGCAGCACAGGGGTCAGGAAAGTGCAGGCATTGCCGTATCTGATGGTAAAAAGATCAACTATCACAAAGGGAACGGTCTTGTGACAGAGGTTTTCGATGAAAAAAACATTTTGCACTTAAAAGGTCATATAGCTGTAGGCCATGTGCGCTATTCTACTACGGGGTTAAATCAGATTTACAATGCACAGCCTATAGTTGTTAGATATAAAAACGGGTATTTGGCTTTAGCTCACAATGGCAACCTTATCAATGCTGATGAGCTGAGAAAAGAACTGGAGGATAGTGGCAGTATTTTTCAAACGTCAACGGATACGGAGGTAATAATACACCTTATAGTAAAATATATAGCAAATGGCATGGTAGAAGCTATAAAGATGGCTATGAAAAAGATCAAAGGCGCTTATTCCCTTATTATAATGACCAATGAAGCTATCTATGCTGTAAAAGATCCTAATGGGTTGAGACCTCTTTGCTTAGGTCTTATGGATGATTCATATTGTTTTGCATCAGAGAGCTGTGCACTGGACATTATAGGTGCTAAGCTGGTAAGGGAGATATCCCCCGGGGAGATTATAGAAATAAGCAAAGAAGGCATAAAGACGTATGAGTACGATGGATCAAAAAAAGAGGCTTTTTGTATATTTGAGTATATATATTTTGCCAGACCTGACAGCGTCATAAGGGATGTCAGCGTGTACTCGGTAAGGCAGGAAATGGGTAGGAGGTTGGCATTGGAGTACCCCGTGGATGCGGACCTTATTGTTCCGGTGCCTGATTCGGGTATCCCTGCCGCTTTAGGTTACTCAGAAGTATCGGGTATTCCATATGGAGAAGGTCTTATAAAGAACAAGTATGTGGGCAGGACATTTATACAGCCAGATCAGATTCACAGGGAAATCGCGGTAAGACTTAAGCTTAATGTGATGTCAGAGATGGTAAAAGGCAAGAAGATTGTGCTGGTAGACGATTCTATCGTTAGGGGAACTACCAGCAAAAGGCTTGTGGCAATGTTGAGAAATGCGGGCGCAAAAGAGGTGCACTTAAGGATAAGCGCACCACCAGTCAAATTTCCTTGCTACTTCGGTATAGATACCCCGTCTAAAAAAGAACTTATAGGTTCTAAGGCGTCGGTAGAGGATATAAGGAAGATGATCGGTGCCGACAGCCTTGGCTATTTGAGCATGGAAGGGTTGTTGAGCTGTTTTAAAGATAAGGGATTTTGCACAGGATGCTTTGACGGGAATTATCCTATTAAAGTACCTGAAGAAGGCAGCAAATTCATATTTGATGATTTTTCAACTATCTAATGGATAATGGAGGTATATTATGGCAGATTACAAAGAGGCAGGTGTAAACATAGACGAAGGCAACAGAGTGGTAGAGCTCATTAAGGGTTATACGCGGGCTACTTTTATAGATGGCGTTATAGGTGGTATAGGTAGCTTTGGTGGACTTTTTGAGGTAAAAGGTTTCAAAAATCCGGTGCTGGTTTCGGGCACCGATGGAGTGGGCACGAAGCTCAAGATAGCGCAGATGATGGAAAAGCATGATACAGTAGGCATCGACTGTGTAGCTATGTGCGCCAATGATGTGGCGTGTCATGGAGCTCAGCCGCTATTTTTTCTGGATTATGTAGGCATAGGTCTTTTGAGGGCAGAACTGGTTGCTGAAATAGTAAAAGGTGTGGCTGAAGGGTGTAAGCAGGCAGAGTGCGCACTGATAGGTGGTGAAACCGCTGAACTTTCAGGTATATATGCTAAAGAGGATTACGATCTCGTGGGTTTTTGCGTGGGAGCAGTGGAAAAGGATGCTATAATTGACGGCAAGAATATACGAGCAGGTGATGCGCTGATAGGGCTGGTATCCAGCGGAATTCATAGCAATGGTTATACATTGGTAAGACATGTGTTTTTTAACATGAATCACTATTCCGTATCAGATTATATACCAGAATTGGGTTGCACTTTGGGAGAAGAACTTATAAAGCCTACCAGGATTTATGTAAAGACATTAAAATTTTTAAGGTCTCGCGGCTATGAAATAAAAGGTATAGCACATATAACAGGCGGAGGCTTCATTGAAAATATTCCAAGGATATTGCCACATGGATTGGGAGTTAAGATTTTTAAGGGCGCTTATGAGATACCACCTATCTTTGACCTTATACAGAAGCTGGGAGATGTTCCTGAACTTGAGATGTACAGGACGTTTAATATGGGAATAGGTATGGTACTGGTGGTGGATCAGGGTGCAGCCGATGATAT of the Caldanaerobius fijiensis DSM 17918 genome contains:
- the purM gene encoding phosphoribosylformylglycinamidine cyclo-ligase, translated to MADYKEAGVNIDEGNRVVELIKGYTRATFIDGVIGGIGSFGGLFEVKGFKNPVLVSGTDGVGTKLKIAQMMEKHDTVGIDCVAMCANDVACHGAQPLFFLDYVGIGLLRAELVAEIVKGVAEGCKQAECALIGGETAELSGIYAKEDYDLVGFCVGAVEKDAIIDGKNIRAGDALIGLVSSGIHSNGYTLVRHVFFNMNHYSVSDYIPELGCTLGEELIKPTRIYVKTLKFLRSRGYEIKGIAHITGGGFIENIPRILPHGLGVKIFKGAYEIPPIFDLIQKLGDVPELEMYRTFNMGIGMVLVVDQGAADDIVKALKDYGDNAYIIGIVTDKKGVEI
- the purF gene encoding amidophosphoribosyltransferase yields the protein MERENQQYNGLKEACGIFGIYDINGHDTARITYYALHALQHRGQESAGIAVSDGKKINYHKGNGLVTEVFDEKNILHLKGHIAVGHVRYSTTGLNQIYNAQPIVVRYKNGYLALAHNGNLINADELRKELEDSGSIFQTSTDTEVIIHLIVKYIANGMVEAIKMAMKKIKGAYSLIIMTNEAIYAVKDPNGLRPLCLGLMDDSYCFASESCALDIIGAKLVREISPGEIIEISKEGIKTYEYDGSKKEAFCIFEYIYFARPDSVIRDVSVYSVRQEMGRRLALEYPVDADLIVPVPDSGIPAALGYSEVSGIPYGEGLIKNKYVGRTFIQPDQIHREIAVRLKLNVMSEMVKGKKIVLVDDSIVRGTTSKRLVAMLRNAGAKEVHLRISAPPVKFPCYFGIDTPSKKELIGSKASVEDIRKMIGADSLGYLSMEGLLSCFKDKGFCTGCFDGNYPIKVPEEGSKFIFDDFSTI